The following are from one region of the Streptococcus sp. 1643 genome:
- the birA gene encoding bifunctional biotin--[acetyl-CoA-carboxylase] ligase/biotin operon repressor BirA yields the protein MKSHQLVYQILARENDYVSGEKIGEELNLSRTSIWKAIQRLQQEGLEIDSIKNRGYKLIQGDLILPDLIQENTNLTIRYKPETKSTQTDAKEGIEVGNQGNTLYLSTCQTAGRGRFQRPYYSPSQGGIYMSLHIQPNLPYEKLPSYTLLVAAAVCKAIKNLTMIEVDIKWVNDIYFKNKKIAGILTEAMTSVETGSVTNVIIGLGINFSIADFPDDLKEKAGSLFMPPAPISRNKLISEIWNCFYNTVSDELLYIYKERSIVLGKEVTFQLDGKLQKGLAKEISESGQLQVELEDKHTIWLNSGEISLTNW from the coding sequence ATGAAATCACACCAACTAGTCTACCAAATATTAGCTAGAGAAAACGATTATGTTAGCGGAGAAAAAATCGGAGAAGAACTGAATTTAAGCCGTACATCTATATGGAAAGCGATCCAACGTCTTCAACAAGAAGGCCTAGAAATTGACAGTATCAAAAATAGAGGCTACAAGCTTATTCAAGGCGATCTGATATTGCCTGATTTGATTCAAGAGAACACCAACTTAACCATTCGCTACAAACCTGAGACAAAATCAACACAAACAGATGCAAAAGAAGGGATTGAGGTTGGAAACCAAGGAAATACACTCTATCTTTCAACCTGTCAGACGGCAGGTCGTGGCCGCTTTCAGCGCCCCTACTATTCTCCATCTCAGGGGGGCATCTATATGTCTCTGCATATTCAACCAAACCTTCCCTATGAAAAACTCCCATCCTATACTCTTCTTGTGGCAGCTGCAGTCTGCAAAGCCATTAAAAATCTAACTATGATAGAAGTAGATATCAAATGGGTAAATGACATCTACTTTAAAAATAAAAAAATAGCAGGTATCCTCACTGAAGCGATGACATCAGTTGAGACAGGCTCGGTTACAAACGTCATTATCGGACTTGGTATAAATTTTTCTATAGCAGACTTCCCAGATGACCTAAAAGAAAAAGCAGGCAGCCTATTTATGCCACCTGCACCAATTAGTCGCAATAAGCTCATCAGCGAAATATGGAATTGTTTCTACAATACGGTTTCAGATGAGCTACTTTATATCTATAAAGAAAGATCAATAGTTCTTGGAAAAGAAGTTACCTTCCAGCTAGATGGAAAATTGCAAAAAGGTCTTGCAAAAGAAATCTCAGAATCCGGCCAACTTCAAGTCGAACTTGAAGATAAACATACTATCTGGCTAAATAGCGGAGAAATATCACTAACAAATTGGTAA
- a CDS encoding O-antigen ligase — MKSIGLLDKIRGLSKKDFFLYLMIISIFLPFYLFLALFALYLIGLLVTGEMKGIIKGLAKHPVLLFFIAYSSIISIVAKNWLGLVASLLMFLFLIFFSFYQKRLTHAFFRLILQTILFGSVLSAAFATLEHFQIVKKFNYAFLSPNMQVWHQNRAEVTFFNPNYYGIICCFCIMIAFYLFTTTKLRWLKVFCVLAGFVNLFGLNFTQNRTAFPAIIAGAIIYLFTTIKNWRAFWLSIGVFGIGLCFLFSSDLGVRMGTLDSSMEERVSIWNAGMTLFKQNPIWGEGPLTYMNSFPRIHAPYHEHAHSLYIDTILSYGLIGTILLSISSVIPVHMMMDMSQESGKRPIIGLYLSFLTVVAVHGIFDLALFWVQSGFIFLLVMCSLPLEHRTLVSEMTD; from the coding sequence TTGAAATCAATTGGATTACTGGATAAGATAAGAGGGCTTTCGAAAAAAGATTTCTTTTTGTATTTGATGATCATAAGTATCTTTTTACCTTTTTATTTGTTCTTAGCCCTCTTTGCTTTATATTTGATAGGTTTACTTGTTACTGGGGAGATGAAGGGAATTATCAAAGGATTGGCCAAACATCCTGTGCTTCTCTTTTTTATTGCCTACAGTAGTATTATCTCTATCGTCGCAAAGAACTGGCTTGGATTGGTTGCATCTTTACTGATGTTTCTCTTCCTCATTTTCTTTAGTTTTTACCAGAAACGTCTGACACATGCTTTCTTTCGACTGATACTGCAGACAATCTTGTTTGGTAGTGTGCTCTCTGCGGCTTTCGCTACCTTGGAGCATTTCCAAATTGTAAAGAAATTTAACTACGCCTTTCTTTCACCTAATATGCAAGTATGGCACCAAAACCGTGCAGAGGTCACCTTCTTTAATCCTAACTACTATGGGATCATTTGTTGCTTCTGTATCATGATTGCCTTTTACCTCTTTACAACGACGAAGTTAAGATGGTTGAAAGTCTTTTGTGTGCTAGCAGGTTTTGTGAATCTATTTGGTTTGAATTTTACGCAAAATAGAACAGCCTTTCCTGCCATCATTGCTGGTGCCATCATTTATCTCTTTACAACCATTAAAAACTGGCGCGCCTTCTGGCTCAGTATTGGAGTTTTCGGGATTGGCCTTTGTTTCCTCTTCTCAAGCGATTTGGGTGTCCGTATGGGAACGCTAGATTCTTCAATGGAGGAGCGTGTTTCAATCTGGAATGCGGGTATGACTTTGTTCAAGCAAAATCCGATTTGGGGTGAGGGTCCACTGACCTATATGAATTCTTTCCCGAGAATCCATGCACCTTACCACGAACACGCGCATAGTCTTTACATCGATACTATTTTGAGTTATGGTTTGATTGGAACCATTCTCCTATCCATTTCATCGGTAATCCCGGTTCACATGATGATGGATATGAGTCAGGAGTCTGGTAAACGACCAATTATCGGTCTTTATCTCTCCTTCCTTACAGTAGTCGCTGTACATGGAATTTTTGACTTGGCTCTCTTCTGGGTACAGTCAGGATTCATCTTCTTGCTGGTTATGTGCAGTTTACCACTGGAACATCGAACCTTGGTGTCCGAAATGACAGATTAA
- a CDS encoding MarR family winged helix-turn-helix transcriptional regulator, with translation MKDSHLVAHHIRLLNGRIFQKLLSQDPEALYRSEQGKILAVLWNSETGCATATDIALATGLANNTLTTMIKKLEEQNLVIISPCGIDKRKKYVKLTEQGLSQKEIGQRVSQKLDAIFYKGFTEEEIRQFESYQERILENLKENEA, from the coding sequence ATGAAAGATAGTCATTTAGTTGCCCATCATATTCGTTTGTTAAATGGGCGGATTTTTCAAAAGTTACTGAGTCAGGATCCTGAGGCTCTTTATCGGAGTGAACAGGGCAAGATTTTAGCGGTTTTATGGAATAGTGAGACAGGTTGCGCTACAGCCACAGATATTGCGCTTGCGACTGGTCTAGCCAACAATACGCTCACAACCATGATAAAGAAACTTGAGGAGCAAAACCTGGTCATCATTAGCCCATGTGGAATAGATAAGAGAAAGAAGTATGTCAAGCTAACGGAGCAAGGTTTGTCCCAGAAAGAAATTGGCCAGCGTGTCAGTCAAAAATTGGATGCAATTTTTTATAAAGGATTCACTGAGGAAGAAATTCGTCAATTTGAAAGTTATCAAGAACGCATCTTAGAAAATTTAAAAGAAAATGAGGCATAA
- a CDS encoding nuclear transport factor 2 family protein, with translation MSKQVENAHNLYIHAIQDGRVAEAQAQSVGDTYIQHSTGVPDGKEGFAVFFANFFERHPEREMKIVRTIEDGNLVFVHVHQYLNGGEAQWVTTDTFRADENGRIVEHWDVIDYYRTPENGQLDQIFGDFEITDLDKTAENKKLVRRFLTEIFQNGELEQWSDFVAEDLIQHNHEIGQGSQAYKNYVAEHGVTFDFVFQLLGQGNYVVSYGQTQIDGVAYAQYDIFRLENGLIVEHWDNKEVMPKVEDLTNRGKF, from the coding sequence ATGTCAAAACAAGTTGAAAATGCTCACAACCTATACATTCATGCTATTCAAGATGGACGAGTTGCTGAGGCTCAGGCCCAGTCTGTAGGAGATACCTACATTCAACACTCGACAGGAGTGCCAGATGGGAAAGAAGGGTTTGCGGTTTTCTTTGCAAATTTCTTTGAGCGCCATCCCGAGCGTGAGATGAAGATTGTCCGTACTATTGAGGATGGCAATCTTGTCTTTGTTCATGTTCATCAATATCTCAATGGCGGGGAAGCTCAATGGGTGACGACAGATACTTTCCGTGCGGATGAGAATGGTCGTATCGTAGAACATTGGGATGTTATTGACTACTATCGAACACCTGAAAACGGCCAATTAGATCAGATTTTTGGTGATTTTGAAATCACAGATTTGGATAAGACAGCAGAAAATAAAAAGTTAGTTCGCCGTTTCTTGACAGAAATTTTCCAAAATGGGGAACTGGAGCAGTGGAGTGACTTTGTGGCAGAAGATTTGATTCAGCATAATCATGAGATTGGCCAAGGAAGTCAGGCATATAAAAACTATGTGGCTGAACATGGTGTCACTTTCGACTTTGTTTTCCAACTCTTAGGACAAGGAAACTACGTAGTTAGCTATGGTCAGACTCAGATTGATGGCGTTGCCTATGCTCAGTACGATATTTTCCGTTTGGAGAATGGCTTGATTGTGGAGCATTGGGATAATAAGGAAGTTATGCCTAAGGTAGAAGACTTGACTAATCGAGGAAAGTTTTAA
- a CDS encoding ABC transporter ATP-binding protein: protein MIEYKNVALRYTEKDVLRDVNLRIENGEFMVLVGPSGSGKTTMIKIINRLLEPTDGNIYMDGKRIKDYDERELRLSTGYVLQAIALFPNLTVAENIALIPEMKGWSKEEIATKTEELLAKVGLPVADYGHRLPNELSGGEQQRVGIVRAMIGQPKILLMDEPFSALDAISRKQLQVLTKELHKEFGMTTIFVTHDTDEALKLGDRIAVLQDGEIRQVANPETILKAPATDFVADLFGGSVHD, encoded by the coding sequence ATGATTGAATATAAAAATGTAGCGCTACGCTATACAGAAAAAGATGTTTTGAGAGATGTCAATTTACGGATTGAGAATGGGGAATTTATGGTTTTAGTTGGACCTTCTGGGTCCGGTAAGACGACCATGATTAAGATCATTAATCGTCTCTTGGAACCAACTGATGGAAATATTTATATGGATGGCAAGCGCATCAAAGACTATGACGAGCGGGAACTTCGTCTTTCTACTGGTTATGTTTTACAGGCCATTGCTCTGTTTCCCAATCTAACAGTGGCAGAAAATATTGCTCTCATTCCTGAGATGAAGGGGTGGAGTAAGGAAGAAATAGCGACGAAAACAGAAGAGCTTTTGGCTAAGGTTGGTTTACCGGTAGCTGACTATGGGCACCGTTTACCTAATGAATTATCTGGTGGAGAACAGCAACGGGTTGGTATTGTTCGTGCCATGATTGGTCAGCCTAAGATTCTCCTCATGGATGAGCCTTTTTCAGCCTTGGATGCTATTTCGAGAAAACAGCTACAGGTTCTGACGAAAGAATTGCATAAAGAATTTGGGATGACAACGATTTTTGTGACCCATGATACGGATGAAGCTTTGAAATTAGGTGACCGTATTGCTGTTTTGCAGGATGGAGAGATTCGTCAGGTGGCGAATCCTGAGACGATTTTAAAGGCCCCTGCAACGGACTTTGTAGCAGACTTGTTTGGAGGTAGTGTTCATGACTAA
- a CDS encoding ABC transporter permease/substrate-binding protein produces MTNLISTFQDRFGDWVTALSQHLQLSLLTLLLAVFIAIPLAVYLRYHEKLADWVLQIAGIFQTIPSLALLGLFIPLMGIGTLPALTALVIYAIFPILQNTITGLKGIDPSLQEAGIAFGMTRWERLKKFEIPLAMPVIMSGIRTAAVLIIGTATLAALIGAGGLGSFILLGIDRNNTSLILIGALSSAVLAIAFNFLLKVMEKAKLRTIFSGFALVTILLGLSYSPALLAQKEKENLVIAGKLGPEPEILANMYKLLIEENTSMTATVKPNFGKTSFLYEALKKGDIDIYPEFTGTVTESLLQPSPKVGHEPDQVYQVARDGIAKQDHLAYLKPMSYQNTYAVAVPKKIAQEYGLKTISDLKKVEGQLKAGFTLEFNDREDGNKGLQSMYGLNLNVATMEPALRYQAIQSGDIQITDAYSTDAELARYDLQVLEDDKQLFPPYQGAPLMKEALLKKHPELETVLNKLAGKITESQMSQLNYQVGVEGKSAEQVAKEFLQEQGLLKK; encoded by the coding sequence ATGACTAATTTGATATCAACTTTTCAGGATCGTTTTGGTGACTGGGTAACAGCTCTATCTCAACATTTGCAGTTGTCGCTTTTGACCTTATTACTAGCTGTTTTTATTGCGATTCCCTTGGCTGTTTATCTTCGCTATCATGAGAAGTTGGCGGACTGGGTCTTGCAGATTGCAGGAATTTTCCAGACCATCCCGTCTCTGGCCTTGTTAGGACTCTTTATTCCCTTGATGGGAATTGGGACCTTGCCTGCTTTGACTGCTCTGGTGATTTATGCGATTTTCCCAATTTTGCAAAATACCATCACTGGGCTAAAGGGAATTGATCCAAGTCTACAAGAGGCTGGGATTGCCTTTGGGATGACCAGGTGGGAGCGTCTCAAGAAGTTTGAAATTCCACTTGCCATGCCTGTCATAATGTCTGGTATTCGGACGGCAGCGGTCTTGATTATCGGTACGGCAACCTTGGCAGCCTTGATTGGGGCAGGGGGGCTGGGTTCCTTTATCCTTTTGGGAATTGACCGCAATAATACCAGTCTGATTTTGATTGGGGCACTTTCTTCTGCAGTGCTGGCCATTGCCTTTAACTTCCTACTAAAAGTGATGGAAAAAGCAAAATTGAGAACGATTTTCTCTGGTTTTGCCTTGGTGACCATATTGCTGGGTCTGTCTTATAGTCCAGCCCTCTTAGCTCAAAAAGAGAAAGAAAACTTGGTAATTGCTGGGAAATTGGGGCCTGAACCAGAAATCTTGGCCAATATGTATAAGTTGCTGATTGAAGAAAATACCAGTATGACTGCGACTGTGAAGCCGAATTTTGGGAAAACAAGCTTCCTCTATGAAGCTCTGAAAAAAGGGGATATTGATATCTATCCTGAATTTACCGGTACGGTGACTGAAAGTTTGCTTCAGCCATCACCTAAAGTGGGTCATGAGCCAGATCAGGTTTATCAAGTGGCGCGTGATGGCATTGCCAAACAGGATCATCTAGCCTATCTCAAACCCATGTCTTATCAAAATACTTACGCTGTAGCTGTTCCGAAAAAGATTGCTCAAGAATATGGCTTGAAGACCATTTCGGACTTGAAAAAAGTGGAAGGGCAGCTGAAGGCAGGTTTTACACTCGAATTTAATGACCGTGAAGATGGCAATAAGGGCTTGCAATCAATGTATGGTCTCAATCTCAATGTAGCGACCATGGAGCCAGCCCTTCGCTATCAGGCAATTCAGTCAGGCGATATTCAAATCACGGATGCCTACTCGACAGATGCAGAGTTGGCACGTTATGATTTACAGGTCTTGGAAGATGACAAGCAACTCTTCCCACCTTATCAAGGAGCGCCACTCATGAAAGAAGCTCTTCTCAAGAAACATCCTGAGTTGGAGACAGTTCTCAATAAACTAGCTGGTAAAATTACTGAAAGCCAGATGAGCCAGCTCAACTATCAAGTCGGTGTTGAAGGCAAGTCAGCAGAACAAGTAGCCAAGGAGTTTTTACAAGAACAAGGTTTGTTGAAGAAATAG
- a CDS encoding energy-coupling factor transporter transmembrane component T — MTDKTLISGASRVKLKWYQVIDPITKLLFILDMTLLSFASMNLLLQAGLILVATLLLLFSKLSSTTFKALGFSLFLICTMLIIQGLFYSRNQTVLFSVLGVSFYKEGLIYATTLGCRVLVIILTSGFFIVTTSISENAAYLELSGLSYKTVYVLMSVCYILPEMMRNMRKIQQAQKVRGTNPQKTLIQKLKSVLPVLIPLVIKTLDQSMTRSISLQLRGFDNLNRTVRTSQRVYRLSRTLHIGLTGLAILLIGWKIWTKINGL; from the coding sequence ATGACTGATAAAACATTGATTTCTGGAGCGTCACGGGTCAAGCTCAAGTGGTACCAGGTGATCGATCCGATTACTAAGCTCTTGTTCATCTTGGACATGACGTTGTTGAGCTTTGCCAGTATGAATTTATTGCTTCAGGCCGGATTAATTCTTGTCGCAACACTGCTATTGTTATTTTCCAAATTGAGTTCTACCACCTTTAAGGCGCTGGGATTCAGCCTGTTTCTGATTTGCACCATGCTGATCATCCAAGGGTTATTTTACAGTCGGAATCAAACTGTGCTGTTTTCTGTGCTTGGGGTGTCGTTCTACAAAGAAGGCCTGATTTACGCCACCACTCTGGGTTGTCGAGTATTGGTGATTATTTTGACCAGTGGCTTTTTTATAGTGACCACGAGTATTTCAGAAAACGCGGCCTATTTGGAACTGTCCGGATTGTCTTATAAAACCGTCTACGTTCTGATGTCGGTGTGTTATATTTTGCCGGAAATGATGCGCAATATGCGGAAAATCCAGCAGGCACAAAAAGTTCGCGGAACCAATCCGCAAAAAACGTTGATTCAGAAATTAAAGTCAGTCCTGCCGGTTCTAATTCCATTGGTGATTAAGACCTTGGATCAATCGATGACGCGGTCGATTTCTCTCCAACTGAGAGGTTTTGATAATCTCAACCGGACTGTCAGAACCTCCCAGCGCGTGTATCGCCTGTCGCGGACGCTGCACATTGGTCTGACTGGATTGGCAATTTTATTGATTGGGTGGAAGATATGGACGAAGATAAACGGATTGTAA
- a CDS encoding ABC transporter ATP-binding protein: MDEDKRIVIENLTTRYPGTEQPQLRQINAEVHTGQVVGIIGNSHSGKSTLCRVLAGVIPKIVSAEIEGDWHMFGQRVSDNWPVYNAMNGVVLQNPAGQLSGLADTVADEIAFDLINQGMAEGLIQKRVEEVATQMGLIEQLNLRPESLSGGQIQRLAIATAIVANPAVLIMDDPTSEMDPLGRRQFFQWLAQVKETTVFIVTSEIDDLCEVADVVWVLHEGQMVAQGRPGEVFNHLAADWQIPAPTIQQLAQKMDWHLADGRYPVNYADLKEVRYVHN; encoded by the coding sequence ATGGACGAAGATAAACGGATTGTAATTGAAAATTTGACCACCCGTTATCCGGGTACTGAGCAACCACAACTGCGTCAGATTAACGCGGAGGTTCATACCGGCCAGGTGGTTGGGATTATCGGGAATAGCCACTCCGGCAAATCGACTTTGTGCCGTGTGCTGGCAGGGGTCATTCCCAAAATTGTGTCTGCTGAGATTGAGGGCGATTGGCACATGTTTGGCCAGCGAGTGTCTGACAATTGGCCCGTTTATAATGCCATGAATGGAGTTGTACTGCAAAATCCAGCTGGCCAACTAAGCGGGTTGGCAGACACGGTTGCCGATGAAATCGCCTTTGACTTGATTAATCAGGGAATGGCTGAAGGACTGATTCAAAAACGGGTCGAAGAAGTTGCCACGCAAATGGGGCTGATTGAACAGCTGAATTTGCGTCCCGAGAGCCTTTCCGGTGGTCAGATCCAGCGGTTGGCAATTGCCACGGCGATTGTGGCTAATCCGGCTGTTTTGATTATGGATGATCCGACCAGTGAGATGGATCCCCTTGGCCGTCGGCAATTTTTCCAATGGCTGGCCCAAGTCAAAGAGACGACTGTCTTCATTGTCACCAGTGAAATTGACGATTTGTGCGAAGTCGCCGACGTTGTGTGGGTGCTGCACGAGGGTCAAATGGTAGCCCAGGGCAGGCCGGGTGAGGTGTTTAATCATTTGGCAGCTGACTGGCAGATTCCAGCCCCGACAATCCAGCAACTTGCTCAAAAAATGGATTGGCACTTGGCTGATGGCCGGTATCCGGTGAATTACGCTGATCTGAAGGAGGTTCGTTATGTCCACAATTGA
- a CDS encoding energy-coupling factor ABC transporter ATP-binding protein has product MSTIELSHLTFTYPERSFSLDVEDKHFADPMVAIVGQNGAGKSTLFKLLTGLLTPQTGVIKIDGENFNDLKPVEKLLKVGITFQNPDDQLFNPTVQREVEWNVAQVIDDHDTITRRALAALKRVGLDDKTAESPYDLSLSERKLLSVATVLAVDPAIYLFDEPMMSLDWESRRKLTAIFHQLADSGHQVVTITHDMDWVAAEFESVYVMERGKFGFAGSPRELFSNHELVQRVGLLPPRIMDIAESLGDSQTYLSVNDYCQKNRDV; this is encoded by the coding sequence ATGTCCACAATTGAACTGAGCCACCTGACGTTCACTTATCCGGAACGGTCCTTTAGCTTGGATGTTGAAGACAAACACTTCGCCGATCCGATGGTGGCGATTGTCGGCCAAAATGGTGCCGGCAAATCAACGCTCTTCAAATTGTTGACGGGTTTGCTGACACCACAAACCGGTGTGATTAAGATCGATGGAGAAAATTTTAATGATCTTAAACCAGTCGAAAAGTTACTGAAGGTTGGGATTACTTTTCAGAATCCTGACGATCAGCTTTTCAACCCGACCGTTCAACGAGAGGTGGAGTGGAATGTCGCGCAGGTCATAGATGACCACGACACGATTACGAGGCGGGCTTTAGCGGCTCTAAAAAGAGTTGGCTTGGATGATAAAACAGCTGAAAGTCCATATGACCTGTCATTGTCGGAACGCAAGCTGTTAAGCGTTGCCACAGTTTTGGCAGTGGATCCGGCGATTTATTTATTTGATGAGCCGATGATGTCGCTTGATTGGGAAAGCCGGCGCAAGTTGACCGCAATTTTCCATCAGTTGGCTGATTCGGGCCACCAAGTTGTGACCATCACCCATGACATGGATTGGGTCGCCGCGGAGTTTGAGTCGGTGTATGTTATGGAACGCGGGAAGTTTGGCTTCGCCGGCAGTCCACGGGAATTGTTCAGCAATCACGAACTTGTCCAGCGAGTGGGATTACTACCACCGCGGATTATGGACATAGCGGAGTCGCTGGGTGATTCACAGACATATTTATCGGTTAATGATTATTGCCAGAAAAATCGAGATGTATAG
- a CDS encoding plasmid replication protein, which translates to MSEDLKTIKELADELSVTKQNIQYHYQRLPKELQLKSSNGSNLINSKAEKIILGKVESSSKSNTKDQQISSKDQQIEKLTNLLDQ; encoded by the coding sequence ATGAGTGAAGACTTAAAAACGATCAAAGAGCTGGCGGATGAGTTGAGTGTTACAAAACAAAATATTCAATATCACTACCAAAGGTTACCAAAAGAATTACAGCTTAAAAGTTCCAATGGGTCTAATCTAATAAATTCTAAAGCAGAAAAAATAATTTTAGGTAAAGTAGAAAGTAGTAGCAAATCAAATACCAAAGACCAACAAATAAGTAGCAAAGACCAACAAATAGAAAAACTAACTAATTTGTTAGACCAGTAA
- a CDS encoding TetR/AcrR family transcriptional regulator, whose amino-acid sequence MQKRDRRVSKTKKAIYQAFLQLLNDKGYDATTVQDIIDLADIGRSTFYCHYESKELLLDELCRYLFHHLFEREEHLTTEDYLAHIFLHFQKNQDHVTSLLFSKNDYFLRQLHKELEHHVYPMVADDLQEAYPNIPDSYLQHFVVTNFIETLTWWLKKGKSYTEDQVVRFYLDVIEINSTTPLDN is encoded by the coding sequence ATGCAAAAAAGAGACCGTCGAGTCAGTAAGACGAAAAAAGCCATCTATCAAGCTTTTTTACAACTTTTGAACGACAAAGGCTATGATGCCACTACTGTTCAGGATATCATTGACCTAGCAGATATTGGACGTTCTACTTTTTACTGTCATTACGAAAGTAAGGAACTCCTTTTAGATGAGCTCTGTCGCTACCTCTTTCACCATCTCTTTGAAAGGGAAGAACACTTGACTACCGAGGACTACCTCGCACATATCTTTTTACATTTTCAGAAAAACCAGGACCATGTCACCAGTCTCCTTTTTTCCAAAAACGACTACTTCCTCCGCCAACTACACAAGGAACTCGAACACCACGTTTATCCCATGGTGGCGGATGACTTGCAAGAGGCCTATCCAAACATTCCGGACTCCTACCTCCAGCATTTTGTTGTGACGAACTTTATTGAGACCCTAACTTGGTGGCTAAAAAAAGGAAAATCCTATACCGAAGACCAAGTGGTGAGATTTTACCTTGATGTAATTGAGATAAACTCTACAACTCCACTTGATAACTAA
- a CDS encoding cation diffusion facilitator family transporter — translation MSSKTSIWLAFFLNLSYAIVEFIAGGIFGSSAVLADSVHDLGDAIAIGISALLETISNREEDRQYTLGYKRFSLLGAMLTAVILMIGSVLVILENITKIVHPQPVNENGILWLGIIAVAINVLASLVVRKGKTKNESILSLHFLEDTLGWLAVILMAIILRFTDWYILDPLLSLVISIFILSKAIPRFWSALKIFLDSVPEGVETYDLEKDLEALPNVKSVNQLSIWSMDGLENNAIVHICIEDWEQMMETKEVVRQFLEERGVLNITIEVDSSKSNHAQHKRRVRKLEQKHGHHH, via the coding sequence ATGAGTTCTAAAACATCTATCTGGTTAGCTTTTTTCTTAAATTTAAGCTATGCGATTGTTGAGTTTATCGCAGGAGGAATCTTTGGTTCGAGTGCAGTTCTTGCTGATTCTGTTCATGACCTGGGGGATGCTATAGCCATTGGTATATCAGCCCTTCTAGAAACAATTTCAAACCGTGAAGAAGATAGACAGTACACCTTGGGTTACAAACGTTTTAGCCTTTTAGGGGCCATGCTAACGGCTGTGATTCTTATGATAGGGTCTGTCCTAGTGATCTTGGAAAATATCACAAAGATCGTTCACCCGCAACCCGTTAATGAAAATGGTATCCTCTGGCTGGGAATCATTGCAGTGGCTATTAATGTGCTAGCTAGTCTAGTAGTCCGTAAAGGAAAGACAAAGAACGAGTCAATTCTTAGCCTGCATTTTTTGGAAGACACTCTTGGTTGGTTGGCTGTCATCCTAATGGCGATTATCCTCCGATTTACAGATTGGTATATCCTTGATCCGCTTTTATCGCTGGTTATTTCTATCTTTATTCTGTCGAAAGCCATTCCTCGCTTTTGGAGCGCACTGAAAATTTTCCTAGATTCTGTGCCAGAAGGGGTCGAGACATATGATTTGGAGAAGGATTTAGAGGCTCTACCCAATGTCAAAAGTGTCAATCAACTTAGCATTTGGTCCATGGACGGTTTAGAGAACAATGCTATTGTCCACATCTGTATCGAGGACTGGGAGCAGATGATGGAGACCAAAGAAGTGGTGCGTCAATTTTTAGAAGAAAGAGGCGTGCTGAATATCACTATTGAAGTGGATAGCAGTAAAAGCAATCATGCACAACATAAGCGGAGGGTGAGAAAGTTAGAGCAGAAGCATGGGCATCATCATTAG